One part of the Rutidosis leptorrhynchoides isolate AG116_Rl617_1_P2 chromosome 1, CSIRO_AGI_Rlap_v1, whole genome shotgun sequence genome encodes these proteins:
- the LOC139876394 gene encoding uncharacterized protein, translating to MSVTDIAGELPIYNPDSAVGRRESQNLISKAAMNYKLIHLIPLVVIFCFFILWCFSYPVELETKDGRTIFVPIKNKKAQQGSEATDVDLTVLALESPPDDFLSLADGPYASSVLGNQSNVSFLESKDHNAPLTDSNGQNAMSTDDHESNASILVSHELTTPSSVSNESNTSFLVHHVPSVTSSGSREPNELLLDSHEPNVAFSVSQDADLLYPVLHDSRSSSPGISKEAVPQPSGEG from the exons ATGTCTGTGACGGACATCGCCGGCGAACTTCCTATTTACAATCCTGATTCCGCCGTCGGCCGGAGAGAGAGTCAGAACTTGATCTCTAAAGCagcaatgaattacaaattgattcATCTAATTCCTCTTGTTGTCATATTCTGTTTCTTCATCCTGTGGTGCTTCAGCTATCCAG TGGAGTTGGAAACCAAGGATGGAAGAACTATCTTTGTACCAATAAAGAACAAGAAGGCGCAGCAAGGGAGTGAAGCAACAGATGTTGATCTAACTGTATTGGCGTTAGAAAGTCCACCAGACGATTTCTTGTCGCTTGCTGATGGGCCATATGCATCGTCAGTTCTTGGTAATCAATCCAATGTGTCATTCTTGGAGTCTAAAGATCACAATGCGCCGTTAACAGATTCTAATGGCCAAAATGCGATGTCAACAGATGATCACGAGTCAAATGCATCAATTTTAGTTTCTCATGAGCTAACCACCCCATCCTCTGTTTCAAACGAGTCAAACACCTCATTCTTAGTTCATCATGTGCCAAGTGTCACATCCTCTGGTTCTCGTGAGCCTAATGAGTTGCTCTTGGATTCACACGAGCCTAATGTAGCATTCTCTGTTTCCCAAGATGCTGATCTCTTATACCCGGTCTTGCATGACTCAAGAAGTTCATCTCCAGGCATAAGCAAGGAAGCTGTACCGCAACCAAGTGGAGAAGGCTGA